A genome region from Bacteroidota bacterium includes the following:
- a CDS encoding class I SAM-dependent methyltransferase, whose product MKTTERFSDRVANYVKYRPDYPFAVVEKLKEEKVLSENSVISDVGSGTGLSAKIFLENGNEVFGVEPNKEMREAGEKFLESFGKYHSIDGTAEETKLENNSIDVVIAGQAFHWFDREKTKKEFRRILKPGGWVVLAWNDRRTDSSEFLKAYEDLLKMFGTDYNKVNHRNVNLNENVFDDFFGKNKWKSFSVENFQDFNFEGAKGRLFSSSYVPPEDHPDSKLMTDVLKKIFLRYQENGFVRFEYDTRVYYSGVRC is encoded by the coding sequence ATGAAAACAACAGAACGTTTCAGCGATCGGGTTGCGAACTATGTAAAGTATCGCCCCGACTATCCTTTTGCGGTGGTGGAAAAACTGAAGGAGGAAAAAGTTCTTTCGGAAAATTCTGTTATCTCCGATGTGGGATCGGGAACGGGATTGTCGGCTAAAATATTTCTTGAGAATGGTAATGAAGTTTTTGGTGTGGAACCGAATAAAGAAATGCGCGAAGCCGGAGAAAAATTCCTGGAGTCGTTCGGAAAATATCACAGCATCGACGGAACCGCCGAAGAAACAAAACTGGAAAATAATTCCATCGATGTGGTCATTGCCGGACAGGCATTTCATTGGTTCGACCGGGAAAAAACAAAAAAAGAATTCCGGAGAATTTTAAAACCAGGCGGCTGGGTAGTTCTCGCCTGGAACGATCGCCGTACTGATTCCAGCGAATTTCTCAAAGCGTATGAAGATCTCCTGAAAATGTTCGGAACAGATTACAATAAAGTGAATCACCGCAATGTGAACCTGAACGAAAATGTTTTCGATGATTTCTTTGGAAAAAATAAATGGAAAAGTTTTTCCGTAGAGAATTTCCAGGATTTCAATTTCGAAGGCGCCAAAGGAAGATTGTTCTCCTCATCGTATGTTCCGCCCGAAGATCACCCCGACAGCAAACTGATGACCGATGTACTGAAGAAAATATTTCTCCGCTACCAGGAAAATGGTTTCGTGAGATTTGAATATGATACACGAGTTTACTACAGTGGTGTCAGGTGTTAA
- the metH gene encoding methionine synthase has translation MKDIKKELEKRVLIIDGAMGTMIQRHKLSEEDYRGTRFKDWPHDVKGNNDLLVLTQPDIIYGIHCEYLEAGADIIETNTFNAQKISLADYHMQSLAYEMNVAAAKIARRAADEFNKKDPSRPRFVAGAIGPTNRTASLSPDVNDPGYRAVSFDDLVDAYLEQAKGLSDGGCDLFLIETIFDTLNAKAALFAVQSLEEKSGRKIPVMVSGTITDASGRTLSGQTTEAFLNSISHVDLLSVGLNCALGAAQMRPYLEELATKAPFYVSCYPNAGLPNQFGEYDQTPEDMGVQVSDFIKSKFINIIGGCCGTTPAHIRRIAEIARGERPRNIPYREPFLRLSGLEPVTLRPESNFMNVGERTNVTGSRKFARLIIEGNYDEALAIARDQVEGGAQVIDINMDEGMLDSEAAMKRFLNLVAAEPDIARVPIMLDSSKFHVIESGLKCVQGKAIVNSISMKEGEAEFKRQAHLVKKFGAAVIVMAFDEKGQADTLQRRIDICKRAYEILVNEVHFPPQDIIFDPNIFPVATGMDEHRKNALDFFQATKWIKENLPHAKVSGGVSNVSFSFRGNDHVREAIHSSFLYHGVKHGMDMGIVNPGQLQIYDEVPKELLTLVEDVLLDRNDDATERLIAYAEKVKGDGVGKKAEKDEEWRKGNVNERLTHSLVKGITDHIDADVEEARKNFPKALHVIEGPLMDGMNVVGDLFGAGKMFLPQVVKSARVMKKAVAYLTPYLEAEKVAGEGKAAGKILMATVKGDVHDIGKNIVGVVLACNNYEIIDLGVMVPADKILDTAIKEKVDVIGLSGLITPSLDEMVHVAKEMERRGFKIPLLIGGATTSRVHTAVKIAPNYSQPVVHVNDASRSVPVVSNLISAALRIGFVKEIEKDYMRVREQNARSLGQNKFISINEARANKFSIDWDAAHITGPSFMGTKIFDNYPLEELVDYIDWTPFFHSWEMKGRYPKIFEDKDRGDEAKKLFDDAQKMLRQIVKEKWISAKAVIGFWPANTVDDDSMEVYSDETRKHKLGTFFGVRQQTKKPDGQANISIADFLAPKGIADFIGGFAVCAGYGVDEKVKQFEKDNDDYSAIMLKAIADRFAEAFAERMHERVRKEFWGYAKDEHFSNEDLINEMYHGIRPAPGYPAQPDHTEKTTLFNLLDAAKKIDLQLTESLAMYPTAAVSGLYFSNPKSHYFGTGKISKDQVEDYAKRKGMSFEEAQKWLGPILGY, from the coding sequence ATGAAGGATATCAAAAAAGAACTGGAGAAAAGAGTACTCATCATCGACGGAGCGATGGGCACTATGATCCAGCGTCATAAACTTTCTGAAGAAGATTATCGTGGTACTCGTTTCAAAGACTGGCCGCATGATGTGAAAGGGAATAATGATCTGCTTGTACTGACACAGCCCGATATCATTTACGGAATTCATTGCGAATACCTCGAAGCCGGCGCCGACATCATTGAAACAAATACATTCAACGCACAGAAAATTTCGCTCGCCGATTATCACATGCAGTCGCTCGCGTACGAGATGAATGTTGCTGCTGCGAAAATTGCGCGGAGAGCTGCAGATGAATTCAACAAAAAAGATCCTTCACGTCCGCGTTTTGTTGCCGGCGCAATAGGGCCAACGAATCGCACGGCATCACTTTCGCCCGATGTGAATGATCCCGGTTATCGCGCTGTTTCGTTCGATGATCTCGTTGATGCGTATCTCGAACAGGCGAAAGGTTTATCAGATGGCGGCTGCGATCTTTTTCTTATCGAAACAATTTTCGACACACTCAATGCGAAAGCGGCGTTGTTCGCGGTACAATCACTCGAAGAAAAATCAGGAAGAAAAATTCCGGTCATGGTTTCAGGAACGATCACCGATGCGAGCGGAAGAACTTTGTCCGGACAAACCACTGAAGCGTTTTTAAATTCTATTTCACATGTCGATCTGCTGAGCGTTGGATTGAATTGCGCGCTCGGCGCAGCGCAGATGCGTCCTTATCTCGAAGAACTCGCAACAAAAGCTCCGTTCTATGTGAGCTGTTATCCGAATGCAGGTTTGCCGAATCAGTTCGGTGAATATGACCAGACGCCGGAAGATATGGGTGTGCAGGTTTCTGATTTCATCAAAAGTAAATTCATCAATATCATCGGCGGTTGTTGTGGAACTACGCCCGCGCACATTCGCAGGATCGCGGAGATCGCGCGCGGAGAACGTCCGAGAAATATTCCATACCGCGAACCATTTTTGAGATTGAGCGGACTTGAGCCGGTCACACTTCGCCCTGAAAGTAATTTCATGAATGTGGGCGAGCGTACGAATGTTACCGGCTCAAGAAAATTTGCGCGGCTCATTATCGAAGGAAATTATGACGAAGCACTTGCCATTGCGCGCGACCAGGTGGAAGGAGGAGCACAGGTCATCGACATTAACATGGATGAAGGGATGCTCGATTCAGAAGCGGCGATGAAAAGATTTTTAAATCTCGTTGCTGCCGAACCCGATATTGCTCGTGTTCCCATCATGCTCGACTCTTCGAAATTTCATGTCATCGAATCGGGATTGAAATGTGTGCAGGGAAAAGCGATCGTGAATTCCATTTCCATGAAAGAAGGAGAAGCGGAATTCAAACGTCAGGCGCATCTTGTAAAAAAATTCGGCGCCGCCGTGATCGTCATGGCATTCGACGAAAAAGGACAAGCGGATACTTTACAACGGCGGATCGATATCTGCAAGCGTGCGTATGAAATTCTTGTCAATGAAGTTCATTTTCCTCCGCAGGATATTATTTTCGATCCGAATATTTTTCCTGTTGCCACCGGAATGGATGAGCACAGGAAAAATGCGCTGGACTTTTTTCAAGCTACAAAATGGATCAAAGAAAATCTTCCGCATGCAAAAGTAAGCGGAGGAGTTTCCAATGTTTCATTTTCTTTCCGCGGCAATGATCATGTGCGTGAAGCAATCCATTCTTCATTTCTTTATCATGGAGTGAAACACGGAATGGATATGGGCATTGTCAACCCCGGGCAATTGCAGATCTATGATGAAGTGCCGAAAGAATTATTGACGCTCGTGGAAGATGTACTGCTTGATCGTAATGATGATGCAACAGAACGTTTGATAGCGTACGCAGAAAAAGTAAAAGGCGATGGCGTTGGAAAAAAAGCAGAGAAAGATGAAGAGTGGAGAAAAGGAAATGTGAATGAACGACTCACGCATTCACTCGTGAAAGGAATCACCGATCACATTGATGCAGATGTGGAAGAAGCAAGAAAGAATTTTCCAAAAGCATTGCATGTCATCGAAGGCCCGCTCATGGATGGAATGAATGTGGTGGGTGATCTTTTCGGCGCCGGAAAAATGTTTTTACCTCAAGTGGTGAAGAGCGCGCGCGTCATGAAAAAAGCAGTGGCTTATCTCACGCCGTATCTCGAAGCAGAAAAAGTTGCCGGCGAAGGAAAAGCTGCCGGAAAAATTCTGATGGCAACTGTGAAAGGCGATGTGCACGACATCGGAAAAAATATTGTTGGAGTTGTGCTCGCTTGTAATAATTATGAGATCATCGATCTCGGTGTGATGGTTCCTGCCGACAAAATTCTCGACACCGCCATAAAAGAAAAAGTGGATGTGATCGGCCTCAGCGGATTGATCACTCCGTCGCTCGACGAGATGGTGCACGTTGCAAAAGAAATGGAACGTCGCGGATTTAAAATTCCTTTGCTCATTGGAGGAGCAACTACTTCGCGCGTGCATACGGCCGTGAAGATCGCACCGAATTATTCGCAGCCCGTCGTGCATGTGAATGATGCATCGCGCAGCGTTCCCGTAGTGAGCAATCTTATTTCCGCAGCATTGAGAATCGGTTTTGTAAAAGAAATTGAAAAAGATTACATGCGTGTGCGCGAGCAGAATGCTCGCTCGCTCGGGCAGAACAAATTTATTTCCATCAACGAAGCCCGTGCCAATAAATTTTCCATCGACTGGGACGCGGCGCACATAACGGGGCCCTCATTCATGGGCACAAAAATTTTTGATAATTATCCGCTGGAGGAATTAGTGGATTACATTGACTGGACCCCATTTTTCCATAGCTGGGAAATGAAAGGGCGTTACCCGAAAATATTCGAAGACAAAGATCGCGGCGACGAGGCAAAAAAACTTTTCGATGATGCGCAGAAAATGCTCCGGCAGATTGTGAAAGAAAAATGGATCAGTGCAAAAGCGGTCATCGGTTTCTGGCCGGCGAATACGGTGGATGATGATTCCATGGAAGTTTATTCTGATGAAACGCGAAAACATAAACTCGGAACTTTTTTCGGTGTTCGCCAACAGACAAAAAAACCGGATGGACAAGCGAATATTTCCATCGCCGATTTTCTTGCACCAAAAGGAATTGCTGATTTCATTGGAGGATTTGCCGTGTGTGCGGGTTATGGTGTGGATGAAAAAGTAAAGCAATTCGAAAAAGATAACGACGATTATTCCGCGATCATGCTCAAAGCAATTGCAGATCGTTTCGCGGAAGCGTTCGCCGAGCGTATGCACGAGCGCGTGCGTAAAGAATTCTGGGGCTATGCAAAAGATGAGCATTTCTCCAATGAAGATCTCATCAATGAAATGTACCACGGCATTCGTCCTGCGCCGGGTTATCCCGCGCAACCCGATCATACGGAGAAAACAACATTGTTCAATCTGCTCGACGCCGCAAAAAAAATTGATCTGCAGTTAACGGAAAGTCTGGCAATGTATCCGACAGCTGCAGTGAGCGGATTATATTTTTCAAATCCAAAATCCCATTATTTCGGAACAGGAAAAATTTCAAAAGACCAGGTGGAAGATTATGCAAAGAGGAAAGGAATGAGTTTTGAAGAAGCGCAGAAATGGCTGGGGCCGATTTTGGGATATTAG
- a CDS encoding SpoIIE family protein phosphatase: MRTVHEKTIENSGAIVVVVDNDGKAEYVSASVKDVLGFQPEKLLGEGWFAFTQINSGERESVLEHLSGVTSGSAVAIPYERLLRTAWGGQKWILWKTSRADDGKLLGIGYDITERKIKEQQLEKRTRDLAERNREMEASLRYAKRIQDAILPSPAALQEFFPESFVFYKPKDIVSGDWWWMHETENEIYVAAIDCTGHGVPGALLSVLAHSIFREVFVNRKFYSLSEILHEIDRELFSALNHDHTSDPYLDGMDVALLRISKDKNAVGFAGACRPLLLKKENEWIEFKSDPYPIGFYSGMNKKFTERVIDVKKGDTIFLFSDGFADQFGGQRNKKLGKKAFRELLLSLGGMNGNEQESFLEYSLNNWKQEEEQTDDITVIGLRL, translated from the coding sequence ATGAGAACTGTTCATGAAAAAACAATCGAGAATTCAGGTGCTATCGTAGTGGTCGTTGACAATGATGGTAAAGCCGAATACGTGAGTGCGTCCGTAAAAGACGTACTCGGATTCCAGCCGGAAAAACTTTTGGGCGAAGGATGGTTTGCATTCACACAAATTAATTCGGGCGAACGCGAATCTGTTCTCGAACATTTGTCCGGCGTTACCAGCGGATCTGCTGTTGCGATTCCTTACGAGCGTTTACTCCGCACAGCGTGGGGCGGACAGAAATGGATCCTCTGGAAAACTTCCCGTGCCGATGATGGAAAATTATTGGGGATCGGTTACGACATCACCGAACGGAAAATAAAAGAACAACAACTTGAAAAACGCACGCGCGATCTCGCAGAAAGAAATCGTGAAATGGAAGCGAGTCTCCGTTATGCAAAACGCATCCAGGATGCGATCCTTCCTTCGCCGGCGGCGTTGCAGGAATTTTTTCCGGAATCATTTGTATTCTATAAACCGAAAGACATCGTGAGCGGCGACTGGTGGTGGATGCACGAAACCGAAAATGAAATTTATGTTGCGGCCATCGATTGTACAGGGCATGGAGTTCCCGGCGCGCTTTTGTCGGTGCTCGCACATTCTATTTTCCGCGAAGTTTTCGTGAACAGAAAATTTTATTCACTTTCTGAAATTCTTCATGAAATTGATCGTGAACTTTTTTCTGCGCTGAATCACGATCATACTTCCGATCCTTATCTCGATGGGATGGATGTTGCATTGCTGCGCATTTCGAAAGATAAAAATGCTGTTGGGTTTGCGGGAGCTTGTCGCCCGCTTTTACTTAAAAAAGAAAATGAATGGATCGAATTTAAAAGCGATCCTTACCCGATAGGATTTTATTCGGGGATGAATAAAAAATTCACGGAACGAGTCATTGATGTGAAGAAGGGCGATACGATTTTTCTTTTCTCTGATGGTTTTGCCGATCAGTTCGGAGGGCAGCGCAATAAAAAGCTCGGCAAAAAAGCATTCCGGGAATTACTGCTTTCACTCGGCGGAATGAACGGAAATGAACAGGAATCCTTTCTCGAATATTCGCTGAACAACTGGAAACAGGAAGAAGAACAGACGGATGATATCACCGTAATTGGCCTGCGATTATGA
- a CDS encoding copper resistance protein NlpE N-terminal domain-containing protein, translated as MKKIFFSAFIILSAFISCNKFEDGPAFSLHTKNHRVANEWYLDQVFEDGVDKTLDYAGIYVHYRMILKRDNSYNLSYRYAGSIDYNEDGTWLWNKEKTDIIFTKNNSSTTTDWKVLRLKEKEWWIEYIDENSNPAKTIDFHFVR; from the coding sequence ATGAAGAAAATATTTTTTTCTGCCTTCATCATACTGTCTGCTTTTATTTCCTGCAATAAGTTCGAAGACGGGCCGGCATTCTCTTTGCACACGAAAAATCACCGCGTGGCGAATGAATGGTACCTCGACCAGGTTTTTGAAGATGGTGTTGACAAGACTTTAGATTATGCAGGCATTTATGTGCATTACCGGATGATCTTGAAAAGAGATAACTCGTACAATCTTTCTTATCGCTATGCAGGTTCGATCGATTACAATGAAGACGGAACCTGGCTGTGGAATAAAGAGAAGACCGATATCATTTTCACTAAAAATAATTCTTCTACTACTACCGACTGGAAAGTTCTCCGGCTGAAAGAAAAAGAGTGGTGGATAGAGTACATCGACGAAAATTCAAATCCGGCGAAGACCATTGATTTTCATTTTGTGCGCTGA
- a CDS encoding NUDIX hydrolase: MDFPTVFATVDIVIRRDGKLLLGRKPHQEKFRFVGGFADPALDNSYEDSAKREVKEETSLDVQSVRYLGSTRIDDPRYRGTEHCIITHLFLAEEWSGEPKASDDIIELKWFGEKDISEKDFVAEHHVLWKMYQGSLTINRK; the protein is encoded by the coding sequence ATGGATTTCCCGACAGTTTTTGCCACCGTTGATATCGTGATCCGCCGCGACGGAAAATTATTGCTCGGGAGAAAACCACACCAGGAAAAATTTCGCTTCGTTGGAGGATTCGCCGATCCTGCTCTTGATAATTCTTACGAAGATTCCGCAAAACGAGAAGTGAAGGAAGAAACGTCGCTTGATGTGCAAAGTGTGCGTTATCTCGGGAGCACGCGCATTGATGATCCCCGTTACCGCGGAACCGAGCATTGCATCATCACACATTTATTTCTTGCGGAAGAGTGGAGCGGGGAACCGAAAGCAAGCGACGACATTATCGAATTGAAATGGTTCGGAGAAAAAGATATTTCGGAAAAAGATTTTGTGGCGGAACATCATGTGCTGTGGAAAATGTATCAGGGCTCATTGACAATAAATAGGAAATGA
- a CDS encoding fibronectin type III domain-containing protein → MTDSIMLRWVPSTPAIWKLGMKSGYLIERYTMDQYLDLANEDPTGKGTLITASPVMPLPKEDSAWKKLFVVDEMNEFVYENIYPENSMKEKDPAKIKTEEQLNYGLTLKACDLSIGTAKAAGLFFTDKTISPGEKYIYRVRLASAPANLKHTPGIASAAEITLLHAPENIKAEFRNRKAVLSFDVSSTREECAGYIIERSDDSIHFLRVNKTLFIFAHSSFEQNKTVANYRDSFPSNNKMYWYRVCSYSYFGITGPPSATVHGKGRDDWNCFPLIDTIYSPDNKIVKMKWSLSGNVDPSTILSFEIYHSASANSGFRKMETLPASSFEFTDAAPSGTNYYEIAALSKNNDTSFSFPYLLQLIDSTPPPVPEMLNGKIDSNGVVHLSWKISEAPDLKGYRVFRCNALQEEFVEVNDSIIRSNFFTDTISLHTLTHNVYYCVRSVDMRWNNSNNSTPLQLKRPDKIPPVPVLVNYIFHTDTSVNVGWINSTSDDVSDYVLTRREENNEVKIIFRKNGNDSLAFFEDTSVVNDEEYSYRMTVTDSSGNKSVTDFPSIIFQPRIIPAMKMFSAVPDREKRKISLSWNSEQNTDRYIIYKAKKGEQLRTWKTVNGNITSMNDNELYPGNEYVYAIKAIMKSGAETKMVRVEVDY, encoded by the coding sequence ATGACAGATAGTATTATGCTCCGGTGGGTTCCTTCTACTCCCGCAATCTGGAAACTTGGAATGAAGAGTGGTTATCTCATTGAGCGATATACAATGGATCAGTATCTCGATCTTGCCAATGAAGATCCTACCGGTAAAGGAACGCTCATCACTGCTTCCCCGGTAATGCCATTGCCAAAAGAAGATTCCGCCTGGAAAAAATTATTTGTCGTTGATGAGATGAATGAATTTGTTTATGAAAATATTTACCCGGAAAATTCCATGAAAGAAAAAGATCCGGCAAAAATTAAAACGGAAGAACAGTTGAATTACGGCCTTACACTCAAAGCGTGCGATCTTTCTATTGGCACTGCAAAAGCCGCCGGACTTTTTTTCACTGACAAAACTATTTCACCCGGAGAAAAATATATTTACCGGGTACGGCTTGCTTCTGCTCCTGCAAATTTGAAACACACTCCCGGCATTGCATCAGCAGCAGAAATAACTCTGCTTCATGCACCGGAAAATATAAAAGCAGAATTCAGGAATAGAAAAGCAGTTTTGTCATTCGATGTTTCTTCCACGCGGGAAGAATGTGCCGGGTACATTATAGAACGTTCTGACGATAGCATTCATTTTTTACGCGTGAATAAAACACTTTTCATTTTTGCACATTCATCTTTCGAACAGAATAAAACCGTTGCAAATTACCGTGATTCATTTCCATCGAACAATAAAATGTACTGGTACCGGGTCTGCAGTTATTCTTACTTCGGAATAACAGGGCCGCCTTCTGCCACTGTCCACGGAAAAGGGCGCGACGACTGGAATTGTTTTCCGCTCATCGACACCATTTATTCTCCCGATAATAAAATTGTAAAAATGAAATGGAGTTTATCGGGCAATGTGGATCCGTCAACTATTCTTTCATTTGAAATTTATCATTCCGCTTCTGCGAATTCCGGTTTCAGAAAAATGGAAACGCTTCCTGCTTCTTCATTTGAATTCACGGATGCCGCTCCCTCGGGAACAAATTATTACGAGATCGCCGCACTCAGCAAAAACAACGACACCTCCTTTTCATTTCCGTATTTATTGCAACTCATTGACAGCACTCCGCCCCCCGTTCCTGAAATGCTGAATGGAAAAATTGATTCAAATGGCGTGGTGCATCTATCCTGGAAAATTTCGGAAGCGCCGGATCTTAAAGGATACCGTGTGTTTCGCTGTAATGCGCTCCAGGAAGAATTCGTGGAAGTGAATGACTCTATCATCCGGAGTAATTTTTTTACTGATACAATTTCCCTGCACACACTCACGCACAACGTGTACTATTGCGTGCGCAGCGTGGACATGCGATGGAACAACTCAAATAATTCTACGCCATTGCAATTAAAGCGCCCCGATAAAATTCCACCCGTGCCGGTGCTTGTGAATTATATTTTTCATACTGATACTTCTGTAAATGTTGGCTGGATAAACAGCACGAGCGATGATGTAAGCGATTACGTACTGACGAGAAGAGAAGAAAATAATGAAGTGAAAATTATTTTTCGTAAAAACGGAAACGACTCACTCGCATTTTTTGAAGACACTTCCGTTGTGAACGACGAAGAATATTCCTACCGTATGACCGTCACCGACAGCAGTGGAAATAAAAGTGTAACTGATTTTCCTTCCATTATTTTTCAGCCGCGAATTATTCCCGCCATGAAAATGTTTTCTGCAGTACCTGATCGTGAAAAAAGGAAGATCTCTTTATCCTGGAACAGTGAGCAGAATACCGACCGCTACATTATTTACAAAGCAAAAAAAGGAGAACAGCTTCGTACATGGAAAACCGTGAATGGAAATATTACATCAATGAACGACAACGAACTTTATCCAGGCAATGAATATGTGTATGCCATAAAAGCAATTATGAAAAGCGGCGCAGAGACGAAGATGGTGAGGGTGGAGGTGGATTATTGA
- a CDS encoding GxxExxY protein, with protein MENSGKKNNSETTGKNRGLSQSYTGVDNELSGKIIGFAIKVHSALGLGLLESAYQECLFTELKGSSDNNYSL; from the coding sequence ATGGAAAATTCAGGTAAAAAAAACAATTCGGAAACCACGGGGAAAAACAGAGGCCTGTCACAGAGTTACACAGGGGTGGATAACGAACTCTCTGGAAAAATTATTGGCTTTGCAATTAAAGTTCATTCTGCACTCGGCCTGGGTTTATTGGAATCTGCTTATCAGGAATGCTTGTTCACGGAATTAAAAGGCTCATCAGATAATAATTATTCCCTGTGA
- a CDS encoding tetratricopeptide repeat protein, with the protein MNFRKLFSFSALVIFTSVAAQQEDIDSLLKILSSAHNDSLRSYLLVSIGDDYDGVDQSKALDYAFRGMEIADSIGNDYLRAFSRKTLGNIYTSIPDEANALKYSREGLKIAKSNNDHFNEAALLNNLGNIYSADGDVREAMQLFSEALPICVNYHYDHYRANVLSNLSDMYLNLHMVDSSLYFMNIADSLFIRLGDYSGVGNSLNNLALFYMDSGKYYLSEKYLRQSLQYAIDDEDKESMALVNNNLGDLFSRQQQYDNAKKYYLEGLKNAQEAGIFDLWSDALSGLALIYSKTGDYKNAFRCKVSADSLNDSISTASAKRGIADLKSGFDREQKENELKLDQQQLHISKLENEQTNAQKKILRNVLIASGIVAVLFIVILFNRYKIKQKANEQLTIKNELIEMKQKEIIDSINYAKRIQQSLLPAEKYISKKLNPAQAKRSDGEK; encoded by the coding sequence ATGAATTTCCGGAAATTGTTTTCTTTTTCAGCACTTGTCATTTTCACTTCTGTTGCTGCACAACAGGAAGACATCGATTCGCTGCTTAAAATTCTGTCTTCTGCGCACAATGATTCTTTGCGATCGTATCTTCTTGTTTCCATTGGCGATGATTATGACGGCGTCGATCAATCGAAAGCGCTTGATTATGCTTTCCGCGGAATGGAAATTGCCGATAGTATAGGGAATGATTATCTGCGTGCATTCTCCAGGAAAACACTCGGCAATATTTACACATCTATTCCTGATGAAGCCAATGCACTGAAATATTCGAGAGAAGGTTTGAAGATCGCGAAGAGTAATAACGATCACTTCAACGAAGCTGCACTTCTTAATAATCTCGGGAATATTTATTCGGCAGATGGTGATGTGAGGGAAGCGATGCAATTATTTTCAGAGGCGCTTCCGATTTGCGTGAACTACCATTATGATCATTACAGGGCTAATGTACTTTCCAATCTCAGCGACATGTACCTCAACCTGCACATGGTGGACAGTTCACTTTACTTTATGAATATCGCCGACAGTCTTTTCATCCGGCTGGGCGATTACAGCGGAGTAGGAAATTCATTGAACAACCTGGCACTGTTCTACATGGATTCGGGGAAATATTATCTTTCAGAAAAATACCTTCGTCAGAGTTTACAGTATGCGATTGATGATGAAGACAAAGAGTCAATGGCACTTGTGAATAATAATCTTGGTGATCTTTTTTCACGACAGCAGCAATATGACAACGCGAAAAAATATTATCTCGAAGGATTAAAGAATGCGCAGGAAGCCGGAATATTCGATCTGTGGTCGGATGCGCTCAGCGGCCTCGCACTCATTTATTCGAAGACGGGCGATTATAAAAATGCATTTCGCTGTAAAGTGAGCGCCGATTCTTTGAATGATTCCATTTCCACTGCATCAGCAAAAAGAGGAATTGCTGATCTTAAATCGGGTTTCGATCGTGAGCAAAAAGAAAATGAATTGAAACTGGATCAGCAGCAATTACACATTTCGAAATTAGAGAATGAGCAGACCAATGCGCAGAAGAAAATTCTCCGCAATGTACTTATCGCTTCCGGAATAGTGGCCGTGCTTTTTATTGTCATTCTGTTCAATCGTTACAAGATCAAACAAAAAGCGAACGAACAACTCACGATAAAGAATGAACTCATTGAGATGAAACAGAAAGAGATCATTGACAGTATTAATTATGCGAAGAGGATACAGCAATCTCTTTTACCGGCTGAAAAATATATTTCAAAAAAACTGAACCCCGCCCAGGCGAAACGGTCGGATGGGGAAAAATAA
- a CDS encoding GNAT family N-acetyltransferase produces MSIRPWKISDKERLAQLANNKNIAMNLRDRFPSPYSEKDAEAFIHLATYGERNYFFAITLDDELIGSCGGSVKNDIYSKTAEIGYWIGEEYWGKGFATQAIKLVTEKMFAKTEIVRIYAEPFSHNTASRRALEKAGYQLEAVLRNNAVKHGVVIDSCIYALLREEFI; encoded by the coding sequence ATTTCGATCCGCCCCTGGAAAATTTCCGATAAGGAAAGATTAGCGCAACTCGCCAACAATAAAAACATTGCGATGAATCTTCGCGATCGTTTTCCTTCGCCTTATTCAGAAAAAGATGCAGAAGCATTCATTCATCTCGCAACGTATGGAGAGCGAAATTATTTTTTCGCCATTACACTCGATGATGAACTTATCGGAAGTTGCGGCGGCTCCGTGAAAAATGACATCTATAGCAAAACAGCAGAGATCGGTTACTGGATCGGTGAAGAATACTGGGGAAAAGGTTTTGCCACGCAGGCAATAAAATTGGTGACGGAAAAAATGTTTGCGAAAACGGAAATCGTAAGAATTTATGCTGAACCATTCTCCCATAATACTGCTTCGCGCCGCGCGCTTGAAAAAGCAGGTTACCAACTCGAAGCTGTTTTGCGGAATAACGCGGTCAAACATGGAGTGGTAATTGATTCGTGCATTTATGCGTTACTGCGGGAAGAATTCATTTGA